In Ilumatobacter fluminis, the following proteins share a genomic window:
- a CDS encoding ABC transporter ATP-binding protein: MASVTFTNVTKQYKDDGPKAVDELDLEITDGEFMVLVGPSGCGKSTALRMIAGLEEITSGDLNIGERRVNDDPPGDRDIAMVFQNYALYPHMTVRDNIGFALTMSKTPKAEIKERTEQAAELLGLTEYLERLPKALSGGQRQRVAMGRAIVRSPQVFLMDEPLSNLDAKLRVQMRSEIIQLQRRLGTTMVYVTHDQIEAMTMGHRVAVMRLGVLQQVAPPQELYHRPANLFVAAFIGSPAMNLIQATLGGTPERPTVTFAGHTLAIAPGAVERYPQIADRLGDEVIVGLRPEHFAMRSDFDAPDDQVITLHVDLAEAMGSDVHIHSSVAVDPIMVEGAPTSGEDGEVIDHHATPIVARVDGIHVVETDTQVELAVKTHLAHFFDPTTGEPLR; the protein is encoded by the coding sequence GGTCCTGGTCGGGCCGTCGGGCTGCGGGAAGTCGACCGCCCTGCGCATGATCGCCGGCCTCGAGGAGATCACCTCCGGCGACCTGAACATCGGTGAGCGGCGGGTCAACGACGACCCCCCGGGCGATCGCGACATCGCGATGGTGTTCCAGAACTACGCGCTGTACCCGCACATGACCGTGCGGGACAACATCGGCTTCGCGCTCACGATGAGCAAGACCCCCAAGGCCGAGATCAAGGAGCGCACCGAACAGGCCGCCGAGCTGCTCGGGCTCACCGAGTACCTCGAACGCTTGCCGAAGGCCCTGTCGGGCGGCCAGCGTCAGCGCGTCGCGATGGGCCGCGCGATCGTGCGCAGCCCGCAGGTGTTCCTCATGGACGAGCCCCTGTCGAACCTGGACGCCAAGCTCCGCGTCCAGATGCGCTCCGAGATCATCCAGCTCCAGCGTCGCCTCGGCACCACGATGGTGTACGTCACCCACGACCAGATCGAGGCGATGACGATGGGGCACCGGGTCGCCGTGATGCGGCTCGGCGTGCTCCAGCAGGTGGCGCCTCCACAGGAGCTCTACCACCGGCCGGCGAATCTGTTCGTCGCCGCGTTCATCGGCAGCCCGGCCATGAACCTGATCCAGGCGACGCTCGGCGGCACGCCCGAGCGGCCGACGGTCACCTTCGCCGGTCACACCCTGGCGATCGCCCCCGGTGCCGTCGAGCGGTACCCGCAGATCGCCGATCGGCTCGGCGACGAGGTCATCGTCGGGCTGCGCCCCGAGCACTTCGCGATGCGCAGCGACTTCGACGCACCCGACGATCAGGTGATCACGCTCCACGTCGACCTCGCCGAGGCCATGGGATCCGACGTCCACATCCACTCCTCGGTCGCCGTCGACCCGATCATGGTCGAGGGCGCCCCCACCTCGGGTGAGGACGGCGAGGTGATCGATCACCACGCGACGCCGATCGTCGCTCGCGTCGACGGCATCCACGTCGTCGAGACCGACACCCAGGTCGAGCTCGCGGTCAAGACGCACCTCGCGCACTTCTTCGACCCCACCACCGGCGAGCCACTGCGCTGA
- a CDS encoding glycoside hydrolase family 2 TIM barrel-domain containing protein produces the protein MLPVIGTFAPWTDPAVVQIGRLPAHTPLRGFRRRSLDGRWQLEMFESPDAVPATAIDGDRRRAVEVDVPGNWTMQDLDGFDDLPQYTNIQMPFAGPPPELPDRNPTGVFRRSFDVPKAWSSGRVVLGVDGAESVHAVYVNGDFVGYGTDSRLPSEYDVTAHVRPGQNELAIVVVKWSAHSYIEDQDQWWMGGLHRPVWIESRPSTHLADLPITTGYDAATGSGTVSLDAFVSFGGVPEAGWTVRATLFDPNGRQVGSPRTGDVPHEHARPYQFTGFSVAAEFAVKKAKPWSAERPDRYEVRVELIDRRGRSRHVESMLVGLRTIETRDRQLLVNGQPVWIFGVNRHDHHPDRGKAVTVDDIRDDLVAMRRLNISAIRTSHYPNRDEFYDLCDELGFYVIDESNIESHGYNWSVCDDARYRQAWVERGARMVQRDRNHPSVIIWSLGNESGYGVNHDALAGWIRRADPTRPLHYEDAIRIEGWDDGGRPATDLVCPMYPTIDEIRSYGERGVGDRPLILCEYSHAMGNSNGSLADYWDVIVATDGLQGGFLWEWKDHGLRQRLPDGSVRLAYGGQFGDVPHDCNFVADGLMSADLDPHPAAAELAWVYRPVVVTGDAATVASSGSVRVENRRSFSTLRDLRASVVAVGIDGELARRRWKVPAIAPHAAADVALPALPTDTVAVRIEWATAADTWFAPAGHLVAWDEVVVDADPTVPSPPGAQPPGELVTPELSLFRAPIDNDGFKLMPDLARRLRVGGQALATWQDAGVDRTDPERLVGHTVSVEHDATGTTYHHIVDVPPELADLPRVGVAFELPDGFDRTRWFGRGPGENYPDRNRGAMLGVWDGGIDPLPYLVPQEYGLRTDCRWFEIIDSSTGHTVRIEALDAPLHVSAVGYSAAELYDSASSFDLAPPARVIVHIDAAHRGLGTASCGPDVLDRYRLGAGTYEFTYRVTLPD, from the coding sequence ATGCTGCCCGTGATCGGAACGTTCGCCCCGTGGACCGACCCGGCGGTCGTCCAGATCGGACGCCTGCCGGCGCACACACCGCTCCGCGGCTTCCGCCGTCGATCGCTCGACGGCCGGTGGCAGCTCGAGATGTTCGAGTCACCCGACGCGGTGCCCGCCACAGCGATCGACGGTGATCGTCGCCGGGCCGTCGAGGTCGACGTGCCGGGCAACTGGACGATGCAGGACCTCGACGGCTTCGACGACCTGCCGCAGTACACCAACATCCAGATGCCGTTCGCCGGCCCGCCGCCGGAACTGCCCGATCGCAACCCGACCGGGGTGTTCCGTCGTTCGTTCGACGTCCCGAAGGCCTGGTCGTCGGGACGCGTCGTCCTCGGCGTCGACGGTGCCGAGAGCGTGCACGCCGTCTACGTCAACGGTGACTTCGTCGGCTACGGCACCGACAGCCGGCTCCCCAGCGAGTACGACGTCACGGCCCACGTGCGCCCGGGGCAGAACGAGTTGGCGATCGTCGTCGTCAAGTGGAGTGCCCACAGCTACATCGAGGACCAGGACCAGTGGTGGATGGGTGGCCTGCACCGCCCGGTCTGGATCGAGTCGAGGCCGTCGACCCATCTCGCCGACCTCCCGATCACGACCGGGTACGACGCGGCCACCGGCTCGGGCACGGTCTCGCTCGACGCGTTCGTGTCGTTCGGCGGTGTACCCGAAGCAGGTTGGACAGTCCGCGCGACCCTGTTCGACCCGAACGGTCGGCAGGTCGGCTCACCGCGCACCGGCGACGTGCCGCACGAGCACGCCCGCCCGTACCAGTTCACCGGATTCTCGGTCGCCGCCGAGTTCGCGGTGAAGAAGGCGAAGCCGTGGAGCGCCGAGCGGCCCGACCGGTACGAGGTCCGCGTCGAGCTGATCGATCGCCGCGGCCGCAGCCGACACGTCGAGTCGATGCTCGTGGGTCTGCGCACGATCGAGACGCGTGATCGGCAGCTGTTGGTGAACGGGCAGCCGGTCTGGATCTTCGGCGTGAACCGCCACGACCACCACCCCGATCGCGGCAAGGCGGTCACGGTCGACGACATCCGCGACGACCTCGTCGCCATGCGCCGCCTCAACATCTCTGCGATCCGGACGTCGCACTACCCGAACCGTGACGAGTTCTACGACCTCTGCGACGAGCTCGGGTTCTACGTGATCGACGAGTCGAACATCGAGTCGCACGGCTACAACTGGAGCGTCTGTGACGACGCCCGATATCGCCAGGCGTGGGTCGAACGCGGCGCCCGAATGGTGCAGCGAGACCGCAACCACCCCTCGGTGATCATCTGGAGCCTCGGCAACGAGAGCGGCTACGGCGTCAACCACGACGCGCTCGCCGGCTGGATCCGCCGGGCCGACCCGACCCGCCCACTCCACTACGAAGACGCGATCCGCATCGAGGGCTGGGACGACGGTGGTCGACCGGCGACCGATCTGGTGTGCCCGATGTACCCGACCATCGACGAGATCCGCAGCTACGGCGAGCGCGGCGTCGGCGACCGACCGCTGATCTTGTGCGAGTACAGCCACGCGATGGGCAACAGCAACGGATCGTTGGCCGACTACTGGGACGTCATCGTGGCGACCGACGGGCTCCAGGGCGGTTTCCTGTGGGAGTGGAAAGACCACGGCCTCCGCCAGCGACTGCCGGACGGTTCGGTACGTCTGGCGTACGGCGGCCAGTTCGGCGATGTCCCGCACGACTGCAACTTCGTCGCCGACGGCCTGATGTCGGCCGACCTCGACCCGCACCCGGCCGCGGCCGAGCTCGCGTGGGTCTACCGACCGGTTGTCGTCACCGGCGACGCCGCGACGGTCGCCTCGTCCGGTTCCGTCCGGGTCGAGAACCGGCGGTCCTTCTCGACCCTGCGCGACCTGCGGGCGTCCGTCGTGGCCGTCGGCATCGACGGCGAGCTCGCACGACGCCGATGGAAGGTGCCGGCGATCGCACCGCACGCCGCCGCCGACGTCGCACTGCCGGCGCTGCCGACCGACACCGTCGCCGTTCGCATCGAATGGGCGACGGCGGCCGACACCTGGTTCGCCCCGGCCGGGCACCTGGTCGCCTGGGACGAGGTCGTCGTCGACGCCGACCCGACGGTGCCGTCTCCACCCGGAGCGCAACCGCCGGGCGAACTCGTGACACCGGAACTGTCGCTGTTCCGAGCACCGATCGACAACGACGGCTTCAAGCTGATGCCCGACCTGGCCCGCCGTCTCCGCGTCGGCGGTCAGGCACTCGCGACGTGGCAGGACGCCGGCGTCGACCGCACCGATCCCGAACGACTCGTCGGTCACACCGTCAGCGTCGAGCACGACGCGACCGGCACGACGTACCACCACATCGTCGACGTCCCGCCCGAACTCGCCGACCTGCCGCGCGTCGGCGTCGCGTTCGAGCTCCCGGATGGGTTCGACCGGACCCGCTGGTTCGGACGCGGGCCCGGTGAGAACTACCCCGACCGCAACCGCGGCGCGATGCTGGGTGTGTGGGACGGCGGCATCGACCCGCTGCCGTACCTGGTGCCACAGGAGTACGGGCTGCGCACCGATTGCCGCTGGTTCGAGATCATCGACTCGTCGACCGGTCACACCGTCCGCATCGAGGCGCTCGACGCGCCGCTCCACGTGTCGGCCGTCGGGTACTCCGCCGCCGAACTGTACGACAGCGCGAGCTCGTTCGACCTGGCACCGCCCGCGCGGGTGATCGTGCACATCGATGCCGCTCACCGTGGCCTGGGTACGGCCAGCTGCGGACCGGACGTGCTCGACCGGTACCGGCTCGGGGCCGGCACCTACGAGTTCACGTACCGCGTCACGTTGCCGGACTGA
- a CDS encoding galactose-1-phosphate uridylyltransferase, producing MAEEVRLDPHLGTVVHVVGGRQRRPNLPTAGCPFCVGGLEAPEPYDVRWFPNRWPAMEGERCEVVLYHSDHDATFWSLGVGGARKVIDLWADRTEQLGARDDVDYVLVFENRGPDVGATIAHPHGQIYAYDHVPSRQQRRLDAGWRPDAAAGDRLVASTDGWTAVVPYAPTFPLAVDIAPDRPLADLPSMDGPERDALATILVDVLGRLDAMYDQPLPYMLWLNQRPTTAGIADDAWFNIEIVSPWRAAGVQRFIAAAEVASEEYFNPVVPEAVADRLRAST from the coding sequence ATGGCCGAGGAGGTTCGCCTCGACCCACATCTCGGAACCGTCGTCCACGTCGTCGGCGGGCGCCAGCGTCGACCCAACCTCCCGACCGCCGGTTGCCCGTTCTGCGTCGGCGGTCTCGAGGCCCCCGAGCCCTACGACGTCCGCTGGTTCCCCAACCGGTGGCCGGCGATGGAGGGCGAGCGCTGCGAAGTCGTCCTGTACCACTCCGATCACGACGCGACGTTCTGGTCGCTCGGCGTCGGCGGGGCCCGCAAGGTGATCGACCTGTGGGCCGACCGCACCGAGCAGCTCGGCGCACGCGACGACGTCGACTACGTGCTCGTGTTCGAGAACCGTGGCCCCGACGTCGGGGCCACGATCGCTCACCCGCACGGCCAGATCTACGCCTACGACCACGTCCCGTCGCGACAGCAGCGACGACTCGACGCCGGGTGGCGACCCGATGCCGCGGCCGGGGACCGACTCGTGGCGTCGACCGACGGCTGGACCGCCGTCGTGCCGTACGCGCCGACGTTCCCGCTCGCCGTCGACATCGCACCCGACCGTCCGCTCGCCGATCTGCCATCGATGGACGGACCCGAACGCGACGCGCTCGCCACGATCCTCGTCGACGTGCTCGGCCGTCTCGACGCGATGTACGACCAACCGTTGCCGTACATGCTCTGGCTCAACCAGCGTCCGACGACCGCCGGCATCGCCGACGACGCGTGGTTCAACATCGAGATCGTGTCGCCGTGGCGGGCCGCCGGCGTACAACGGTTCATCGCTGCTGCCGAAGTGGCCAGCGAGGAGTACTTCAACCCCGTCGTGCCCGAGGCGGTCGCCGACCGGCTCCGGGCATCGACCTGA